One Candidatus Caldatribacterium sp. genomic window carries:
- a CDS encoding RNA polymerase sigma factor RpoD (sigma factors are initiation factors that promote the attachment of RNA polymerase to specific initiation sites and are then released; primary sigma factor of bacterium), with protein MSGNGKKKTSQDIASLVESGKKKGYVTFKELNDILGDDAVNVDKLDDVYDTLSELGIEVSDEEIFREEVPSLEAEDWQIEDVRGI; from the coding sequence TTGAGCGGGAACGGGAAAAAGAAGACCTCTCAGGATATTGCGTCCTTGGTTGAAAGCGGGAAAAAGAAGGGGTATGTAACGTTCAAGGAGCTCAACGATATCCTCGGTGACGACGCGGTCAACGTTGACAAACTCGACGATGTGTACGATACGCTTTCTGAACTTGGCATCGAGGTATCAGATGAAGAAATCTTCCGGGAAGAGGTCCCAAGTCTTGAGGCAGAGGACTGGCAGATTGAGGATGTGCGAGGCATTG